CACGGGCGACTACTACTGCTTCGATTACGCCGTACTGGGGGAGGCCGGTGAGCCGGTGGTGGTGCTCTGGTCCCATGAGACTGGCGCCACGTCCGTGGTTGCCGATGGCTATGCAGCTTTTCTGGCCAGCACCGATCGGCCCGGGTAGGCACAAGGCTTGGGCTTGAATGGTCAGGTCTGGAGGGAGAGATCGTTGCGGTTCAACGACTGGGAAACTGCTTGGAGCTTCTGCGTGGGCACGCAGATTGGGGAAGTGGAGCGGGTGAAGGGAATCGAACCCTCGTTATCAGCTTGGGAAGCTGGAGTAATGCCATTATACGACACCCGCTCGAACGGCTGACTTTGTACCAGATGTGGCCGTGGATTTGAAGTTTTTCTTTAGCTGACTTGCGCTTGCGCGCCGCTGACCTTCATCGCAAGCCCGCCCCATACCGTGAAAACCGGGGTTGTCACGGTGTGCAGGCGGCCTGCGAGGAGGGCTTTTCAGAGGGCTCGTACATGCTGCTCCTGGACATGCGGGGCACGCGAACGGTTGTCGTACTGGCCCGGTTTGAGGAACCCCATCAGGGCCTGGCGGGTGTCGCGGCAGGCGGCCTTGTGCTCCATGTCGAGAAAGTGCCCGGTGGCCTGGATGGTACTGAAGCTCGACTGCTGCACATGGTTGGCGAACAGCCGGGCATCGTTGGCCGAGGTGTATTCGTCCCATTCGCCGTTGATGAACAGCACCGGGACCTGGATGTTGCGTGCGGCCCTGAGGTAGCACTGGCGATCACCATGGAGCACATGGCTGATGTGGAAGTGCATCTGCCCGTATTCGTGTTCCGCCAGGCTGCTGACGTGGCGATAGTTGAAACGCTTGAACAGCGACGGCAGGTGCTTGCCGATGGTGTTGTTGACCAGGTCGCCGACGCGATGGCCATCGCGGCTGCCGAGGTAGTCGACACCGCGTTCCAGGTAGTCGCGCATCGGCTCGTTGATCACCGGCGAGAACGAGCTGATCACCGCCTTCTCGATGCGTCGCGGGCGCTGGGAGAGCGCTTGCAGGGCGGCGGCGCCGCCCCAGGAAAACGACAGCACATGTTCGGCGGCGAAGTGCTCGATCAACTCCAGCAGGATCTGCCCCTCTACTTCCTTGGTGAGCATCCGTTCGTGCCTGTTGTGGGCCTTGGAGCGACCCGCGTAGGGCTGGTCGTAGAGCACCACATTGAACTGCGGGTGGAGGTTCTTCACGGTCTGGGCAAAGGACGCAGTGGTGGCCAGTGAGCCGTTGACCAGAATGATGGTCTTGTCTGCGGCATCTGCGCGATAGAACTCCGTGTAAACCCGATACTGACCCTGTATATCCAGCACAGCGATTTCTGGCCTCATGTCATAAGACTCCTGGCAAGCGGGTATGCGCGCAACGTGAGTGTGCACGGGCAATGTGACAGGTAGGCATACGCCTGGAATCGGAGCCCATGTCGATCCGGTAAGGCAGGTCGACGGGTGTTGTTATAGGCGGGCGATTTGCCGGGGGGAAGGCAGAGCAGGCAGGGCTCAGGCCGGCAAAGGGTTTCTTAGATGTGTGATTGTGACTCATCGGTCACAATTCGGCCGACGGACAGATTCAAGCAGGGCAACCGGGAACCTGCAAGGTCATTGGGCAAATTGTTCGACAGCTTCTGCCCAGCGGTCGTGTGGCGCGGCGCAACGCTCAGATCAGGCGTATTTCGGCGTCGCTCAGAGCACGGTATTCACCGGGGGCCAGGCGTTCGTCCAGCAGCA
The DNA window shown above is from Pseudomonas protegens CHA0 and carries:
- a CDS encoding alpha/beta fold hydrolase, which translates into the protein MRPEIAVLDIQGQYRVYTEFYRADAADKTIILVNGSLATTASFAQTVKNLHPQFNVVLYDQPYAGRSKAHNRHERMLTKEVEGQILLELIEHFAAEHVLSFSWGGAAALQALSQRPRRIEKAVISSFSPVINEPMRDYLERGVDYLGSRDGHRVGDLVNNTIGKHLPSLFKRFNYRHVSSLAEHEYGQMHFHISHVLHGDRQCYLRAARNIQVPVLFINGEWDEYTSANDARLFANHVQQSSFSTIQATGHFLDMEHKAACRDTRQALMGFLKPGQYDNRSRAPHVQEQHVRAL